In a single window of the Diabrotica undecimpunctata isolate CICGRU chromosome 11, icDiaUnde3, whole genome shotgun sequence genome:
- the LOC140452830 gene encoding uncharacterized protein — protein sequence MKFHMKRTLKNINLTYEEFLTLLTQIECILNSRPLFAKSQDPSDLEPITPSHFLTLRPLVSIPEPNLLPIPVNRLSRFQHVQQLHQRFWNRFSKEYISQLHQSYKWHHSSTNNIVPGSLVIIRDTNLPPCRWIMGRIIKLFPGKDGENRVAEIKTSNGLITRSTRHLFPLPIED from the coding sequence ATGAAGTTTCATATGAAAAGAACGCTtaagaatataaatttgacaTATGAGGAATTTCTCACCTTGCTTACCCAAATTGAATGTATTTTAAATTCGAGACCATTGTTTGCCAAATCACAAGATCCATCTGACTTGGAACCAATAACTCCTTCCCACTTTTTGACATTACGTCCTTTAGTCTCCATTCCTGAACCAAATCTCTTACCTATCCCAGTGAATCGACTAAGCAGATTTCAACATGTTCAACAGCTGCATCAGAGATTTTGGAACCGCTTTTCTAAAGAATATATCAGCCAGCTACACCAATCCTATAAATGGCACCACAGTTCTACCAACAACATTGTACCCGGATCCTTAGTTATCATCCGTGATACCAATCTACCTCCATGCAGATGGATTATGGGaagaataattaaattatttcctgGTAAAGATGGAGAAAATCGAGTAGCTGAAATCAAAACTTCCAATGGACTCATCACCAGATCTACACGACATTTGTTTCCACTGCCAATAGAAGATTAA
- the LOC140452831 gene encoding uncharacterized protein: MSSLANNIRIRGSYKAKLTSLENFVNILKNATPSSKPEISEVQLRHDSGSNLLVEFDQIQLQIEIATSEDKLQEQVDERDSFENRYFKAISFLKDYINTNTVINILPPSSTPHIDSLNHLFMPKMKIPVFKGDFQQWLEFKATFTSIVHSNATLPDIHKFQLLRQSVDGYAKRIVSKIEFSGNYYQTAWDALCMRYDNKKLLVNKHIKAIFNLDSIQKESPKHLRHLLDSVSDSMSSIDSLQITKSSLTDLLLIYIISNKLDKQSYRKWKECHIKEELPTLTEFFNFLKVKLDTLEEIQDQSSQKPNNNYSNNSGFNYKHANRDSRGEYQKRVFQVNVAERKSCVLCKGNHLIYSCIEFLKLDTKNRLSKVNNLKLCHNCLRHGHKAAECTLRPCIKCNSKHNSLIHFENSQQHSTDTALKSPLDSSSVNCVQSDEMPPTVTHQFSAQTMNIKHTQVLLSTVVFNVKSNNHELIPCRAILDSGAQTNLIKESFCKKLNMSVIPTNLAISAISNQIPSTSFDIKNFNIPCNIQLSDPLFNESGSIDAIIGAHLFWDLLCDGKINLGKGLPSLQNTKLGWIVNGAVPYETTHAVCHFTRTIAEDEQLKLFWEIDSIQDPIPPSKDDICCEQIFETTTTRSENGHFIVQLPFKFSPELLGESLDTAISRFLLLEKRFSRNRELNDLYKQFIKEYQELGHMVKVNPTVSLHPSRKSYFLPHHGVLKETSLTTKLRVVYDGSCPTTSGWSLNDLQYTGPKIQNDIFDILIRFRQYTYVVSADVSKMYRQVFVHEENRPLQQIVWRDNPTDNIDVYQLTTVTYGQKSAPFLAMRCMRQLAFEHESQFPLAAKSILEDFYVDDLLTGSNNLQELQMRCNDIFKILESGKFILRKWISNNPETILNINCNDISNNVINIGDSDSFKTLGIQWMSQQDILCFKISLTENSNHLFTKRQILSIISKIYDPLGLLSPVILIAKLIIQTLFRLQKPWDEIIPPELNNSWTKLYNQLPYLNKLHVPRPVLGSGHKITSIHCFCDASMHAYASCIYVCSIDPESKYHSHILCSKTKVAPIKSITIPKLELCAALLGSQLIDKVTKSLSILNMPIYMWSDSKIVLSWLKLEPNQLQVFVANRVTKIQSLTSSDSWHYVNTKENAADIASRGIFPESFLESQLWFQGPQFLRQHPDLWPNDSTDEVIELPELKRSVQVSLHSTVQNSWITNFITRFSNLHKMKRVFSYVMRFVRNIKNKTKAPSLLLTVHETNDSFLLLIKLLQAESFHNEILCLLNDKPLSKKSRLLHLSPILDKGLIKVGGRFMHSTLPENVKTPILLPKFHVLTKLICTHYHVSNLHPGQQLLLSLIRQ, from the exons ATGAGTAGCTTAGCCAACAATATAAGAATCAGAGGTTCTTATAAAGCCAAACTAACAAGTTTAGAGAACTTtgtgaatatattaaaaaatgctACACCATCTAGCAAACCTGAAATATCAGAAGTTCAGTTAAGACATGACTCTGGTAGCAATTTGTTAGTTGAATTTGATCAGATCCAACTACAAATTGAGATTGCTACCAGTGAAGATAAATTACAAGAACAAGTTGATGAAAGAGATTCTTTTGAAAATAGGTATTTTAAagcaattagttttttaaaagatTACATTAACACTAACACAGTAATTAATATATTGCCTCCTAGTTCTACACCACATATAGACTCATTAAATCATCTCTTTATGCCAAAAATGaaaatacctgtttttaaaggTGATTTTCAACAGTGGTTGGAATTCAAAGCCACATTTACTAGTATAGTTCATTCAAATGCCACACTTCCAGATATTCATAAATTTCAGCTCTTGAGACAATCTGTGGATGGATATGCCAAACGTattgttagtaaaattgaatTCTCAGGAAATTATTATCAGACTGCATGGGATGCACTCTGTATGCGGtatgataataaaaaattattagttaATAAACATATTAAAGCCATTTTCAATTTAGATTCTATCCAAAAAGAATCACCTAAACATTTGAGGCATTTATTAGATAGTGTCTCAGATAGCATGTCATCCATTGACAGTTTACAAATTACAAAAAGTAGTTTAACTGAccttttattgatttatattatttcCAATAAATTAGATAAACAAAGTTATAGAAAATGGAAAGAATGTCATATTAAAGAAGAGCTTCCTACTttaactgaattttttaattttctaaaagtAAAACTAGACACTTTGGAAGAAATTCAAGACCAAAGTAGTCAAAAACCTAATAACAATTATAGTAATAattctggttttaattataaacatgcaAACCGTGATAGTCGAGGTGAATATCAAAAAAGAGTTTTCCAAGTTAATGTTGCAGAAAGAAAGTCTTGCGTTTTGTGTAAAGGTAACCATTTAATATATTCATGTATTGAATTCCTAAAATTAGATACAAAAAATAGATTGTCTAAAGTCAATAATTTAAAGTTGTGTCATAATTGTTTGAGACATGGACATAAAGCTGCTGAATGTACTTTAAGACCATGTATAAAATGTAATTCCAAACATAACTcattaatacattttgaaaatagTCAGCAACATTCAACTGACACTGCTTTAAAATCTCCATTAGATTCATCATCAGTTAACTGTGTACAAAGTGATGAGATGCCACCAACGGTAACCCATCAGTTTTCTGCACAAACAATGAATATTAAACATACACAAGTTCTTTTATCAACAGTGGTTTTTAATGTTAAATCCAATAATCATGAATTAATTCCATGTAGAGCAATTTTAGATAGTGGTGCTCAAacaaacttaataaaagaaagtttttgtaaaaaattaaatatgtccGTGATTCCTACTAACCTAGCCATTAGTG CTATTTCAAATCAAATTCCTTCAACCAGttttgatattaaaaactttaatatccCATGCAATATTCAATTATCTGATCCTTTGTTTAATGAATCTGGTAGCATTGATGCTATTATTGGTGCCCACCTATTTTGGGACCTCCTTTGTGATGGAAAAATCAACCTAGGAAAAGGTTTGCCAAGTTTACAAAACACTAAATTGGGTTGGATAGTAAACGGAGCTGTCCCCTATGAGACAACTCATGCAGTGTGCCATTTCACTAGAACTATAGCCGAAGATGAGCAGTTAAAACTATTTTGGGAAATTGATTCAATCCAAGATCCCATaccaccatcaaaagatgatattTGCTGTGAGCAAATATTTGAAACCACTACCACTCGATCAGAAAATGGACACTTTATTGTTCAGCTTCCATTTAAGTTTTCACCTGAATTATTAGGAGAATCCTTAGATACAGCAATTAGCAGATTTTTGTTACTAGAAAAAAGATTTTCGAGAAATAGGGAACTTAATGATTTGTATAAACAATTCATTAAGGAATATCAAGAACTAGGACATATGGTTAAAGTTAACCCCACTGTTAGCTTACATCCTTCtagaaaatcatattttttacccCACCATGGAGTACTAAAAGAAACCAGTCTTACCACAAAACTAAGAGTAGTTTATGATGGTTCATGTCCCACTACATCTGGATGGTCTCTTAATGacctacagtatacaggaccaaAAATCCAAAATGATATTTTTGACATCCTTATTAGATTTCGGCAGTACACATATGTGGTGTCTGCAGACGTGTCAAAAATGTATCGACAAGTATTTGTACATGAAGAAAATAGACCACTACAACAAATTGTCTGGAGAGACAATCCAACAGATAATATTGATGTGTATCAATTAACTACTGTAACCTATGGCCAAAAATCAGCTCCATTCTTGGCAATGAGATGCATGCGTCAGTTAGCCTTTGAACATGAATCTCAGTTTCCTTTAGCTGCAAAATCCATATTAGAAGACTTTTATGTAGATGATCTGTTGACAGGATCAAACAATTTACAAGAGTTACAAATGAGAtgtaatgatatttttaaaattttagagtCTGGAAAATTTATTTTGAGAAAATGGATTTCCAATAATCCTGAAACCATTCTTAACATTAATTGTAATGATATTTCCAACAATGTTATTAACATAGGAGATTCTGATAGTTTTAAAACTCTTGGAATCCAATGGATGAGTCAACAAGATATTCTTTGCTTCAAAATTTCTCTTACTGAAAATTCCAATCATTTATTTACTAAACGCCAAATATTATCTATCATTTCCAAAATTTATGATCCTTTAGGTCTGCTAAGTCCAGTCATATTAATTGCTAAACTAATAATTCAAACTCTATTTCGACTTCAAAAACCATGGGATGAAATAATCCCTCCAGAATTAAATAACAGTTGGACCAAACTGTATAATCAACTACCATATCTAAATAAATTACACGTTCCAAGACCAGTACTTGGATCAGGTCATAAAATTACAAGTATCCATTGCTTTTGTGATGCTTCAATGCATGCTTATGCAAGTTGTATTTATGTATGCAGCATAGATCCAGAaagcaaataccattctcacattCTGTGTTCAAAAACAAAGGTCGCTCCTATCAAATCAATAACAATACCTAAACTTGAATTGTGTGCAGCTTTGTTAGGGTCCCAATTAATTGACAAGGTCACCAAATCTTTATCAATTCTAAATATGCCGATATACATGTGGTCTGACTCAAAAATTGTATTAAGTTGGCTAAAACTGGAACCTAACCAGTTACAAGTATTTGTTGCCAACAGGGTAACAAAAATACAATCACTCACCAGTAGTGATAGTTGGCATTATGTCAATACAAAGGAAAATGCCGCAGATATAGCTAGTCGTGGAATCTTTCCTGAATCCTTTCTTGAATCACAACTGTGGTTCCAGGGACCGCAGTTTTTAAGACAACATCCTGATTTGTGGCCTAATGATTCAACTGATGAAGTAATTGAATTACCAGAGCTTAAACGATCTGTTCAAGTATCACTTCATTCCACTGTTCAGAACAGCTGGATTACTAATTTTATTACCAGATTTTCCAATTTGcataaaatgaaaagagttttttcaTATGTAATGCGTTTtgttagaaatattaaaaataagacaaaagccCCAAGCTTACTTTTAACTGTGCATGAAACCAATGATTCATTTCTGCTATTGATCAAACTTTTGCAGGCAGAATCCTTtcataatgaaattttatgtttgttaaatgaTAAACCATTGAGCAAAAAATCCAGATTGCTTCATTTGTCTCCCATATTAGATAAAGGATTAATTAAAGTAGGTGGTAGATTTATGCATTCAACATTGCCAGAAAATGTAAAAACACCAATCTTATTGCCGAAATTTCATGTATTAACCAAGTTAATTTGTACACACTACCATGTCAGTAATTTGCATCCTGGACAACAGCTTCTATTGTCATTAATCAGACAATAA